The following are from one region of the Syntrophorhabdales bacterium genome:
- a CDS encoding PC4/YdbC family ssDNA-binding protein: MLVGKIDVRAREKILVTIRDGKKAKLIDVRVHHTSDDGELVATPAGISLSEDQIDQAVELLKEAKIRVAEKN; this comes from the coding sequence ATGCTTGTAGGAAAGATCGATGTAAGGGCAAGAGAAAAGATACTGGTCACGATACGGGACGGCAAGAAGGCGAAACTGATCGATGTTCGGGTCCATCATACGAGCGATGACGGTGAACTGGTGGCGACACCGGCCGGCATTTCCCTATCGGAGGATCAGATAGACCAGGCCGTCGAGCTACTCAAAGAGGCGAAAATAAGAGTGGCCGAGAAAAACTGA
- a CDS encoding cold-shock protein, which yields MAEGTVKWFNDSKGFGFITQDGSGDIFVHHSAIQGSGFKSLSEGDRVEFDIVKGQKGPAAGNVRKKG from the coding sequence ATGGCGGAAGGGACAGTGAAGTGGTTCAACGATTCGAAAGGTTTCGGGTTTATCACGCAGGATGGCAGCGGCGATATTTTTGTGCACCACAGTGCCATTCAGGGTTCGGGCTTTAAGTCCTTGTCGGAGGGCGACAGGGTCGAGTTCGACATCGTGAAGGGGCAAAAGGGGCCGGCCGCGGGAAACGTGCGGAAGAAGGGCTGA